The DNA region GGTGCTACCTACTGCCTTCTTGCGGAAACCGCATGAACTCTTCCAGTTCTCGGAAGGCTCGTTACCGTCGAGGCATGACCAACGAGACCCACACCGATCATCCCGCGTTCAGCGCCGACTGGTGGGAGCAGCACTATCAGGCGCACCCGGCGGGACACGTCTCGCCGGGACCGCAGCTGGTCGCCGAGGTCGCGGACCTGCCCCCGGGTACGGCGCTCGACGCGGGCTGCGGCACCGGCGCCGACGCGATCTGGCTCGCCAGCCGGGGTTGGCAGGTGACCGCCGTCGACGCCTCGTCGACTGCAGTCGGCCGCGCCAAGGAGCTCGCCGCACAACAGGATCACGCTATTGCGCAGCGCATCACCTGGCTCACCGCCGACCTGACCAGCTGGGAGCCGGCGCAGCGCTACGACCTGGT from Solwaraspora sp. WMMD791 includes:
- a CDS encoding class I SAM-dependent methyltransferase; this encodes MTNETHTDHPAFSADWWEQHYQAHPAGHVSPGPQLVAEVADLPPGTALDAGCGTGADAIWLASRGWQVTAVDASSTAVGRAKELAAQQDHAIAQRITWLTADLTSWEPAQRYDLVTSQYVHPDLPFDRFVARLAAAVAPGGTLLVVGHDHADTHSAAHAPRAASIGLGAVVGSLPEAQWKVAVAESRTREVHHDSKQLTIHDFVVRAHRTPPA